A window of the Candidatus Nitrosotalea okcheonensis genome harbors these coding sequences:
- a CDS encoding HYR domain-containing protein yields the protein KLGSPTVVDIEPITVTNDAPKQFPIGLTTVTWTAKDTSGNISNGTQTVLVQNTTPPKLTVPAGITFEATSLKDNLVPIGNATATDIQQVTITNNASKTFPLGKTSVLWIATDASGNKANATQTVDVVDTTAPKVIMPANVVVEATSLNNNTVSLSNPSVVDLQPVMITNNAPKEFPLGSTNVIWIATDASGNKANVTQIITVKDTTAPKITAPENIKIKATSLTDNVVPLVNATASDNVDVVSLTNNASKTFPLGKTTILWVATDEAGNKA from the coding sequence TAAGCTTGGTTCCCCCACTGTTGTAGATATTGAACCAATTACAGTCACAAATGATGCACCAAAACAATTTCCAATTGGACTAACTACTGTAACGTGGACTGCTAAAGACACATCTGGTAACATATCCAATGGCACTCAAACTGTTCTAGTACAAAATACAACTCCGCCAAAACTAACCGTTCCAGCAGGTATCACATTTGAAGCGACATCACTAAAAGACAACCTAGTTCCAATAGGGAATGCTACTGCAACTGACATCCAACAAGTCACAATAACAAACAACGCATCAAAGACATTCCCGCTTGGCAAGACCAGTGTTCTATGGATTGCAACAGACGCATCTGGCAACAAGGCAAATGCCACACAGACAGTTGATGTAGTTGATACTACAGCACCAAAAGTTATCATGCCGGCAAATGTAGTTGTTGAAGCAACATCCTTGAACAATAATACTGTATCATTGAGCAATCCTTCGGTAGTTGATCTCCAACCAGTAATGATAACAAACAACGCTCCAAAAGAGTTCCCATTAGGATCTACAAATGTAATATGGATTGCAACAGATGCATCTGGCAACAAGGCAAATGTGACTCAAATTATTACTGTAAAAGACACTACTGCGCCAAAAATTACCGCACCTGAAAATATCAAAATAAAGGCAACATCTCTTACAGATAATGTTGTTCCATTAGTTAATGCCACGGCATCTGATAATGTTGATGTGGTCTCACTCACAAACAACGCATCAAAGACATTCCCGCTTGGCAAGACTACCATATTGTGGGTGGCAACTGATGAGGCAGGCAACAAGGCAA
- a CDS encoding HYR domain-containing protein, with protein sequence SQVNMVAKSISDNSISIGNATATDNIKLVSLTNNASKTFPLGKTTILWVATDEAGNKANATQIVDVENTTPPKLTVPAGITFEATSLNNNTIPIGNATATDIEPVTITNNAPKTFPLGKTSVLWIATDASGNKANATQIVDVVHTTPPKLTIPANVTFEATSIDNNTVSLMPPNVSNIEPVTITNNAPKTFPLGKTSVLWIATDASGNKANATQIVDVVHTTPPKLTIPANVTFEATSIDNNTVSLMPPNVSNIEPVTITNNAPKTFPLGKTSVLWIATDASGNKANVTQIVDVENTTPPKLTVPAGITFEATSLKDNLVPIGNATATDIQQVTITNNASKTFPLGKTSILWIATDASGNKANATQTVDVVDTTAPKITAPHNIIVNATSSTGTRVDIGNLTASDNVQLVTISNNAPILFPFGNTTVTWTAKDEAGNVANATQIIQVVDRSPPQLTIPVDVVTDATAFETPLVIGNANGTGIIDASPKITSNSTGLFHIGKTIVQWTATDKFGNEKTLDQTVTVLACGKPSSDYNLVMGTNSSDTLTGSMVPNLIIGLGGNDVIHEGSSGDCVIAGDGNNIIYAGNGTNTIYAGNGDNVIRGGNGNMQVFAGTGSNIIQGGSGQNTCSLGSPAKDLVTNCQVKLR encoded by the coding sequence TTCTCAAGTCAATATGGTAGCAAAATCAATTTCTGATAATTCTATATCAATAGGAAATGCTACTGCAACTGATAACATCAAGTTGGTCTCACTCACAAACAACGCATCAAAGACATTCCCGCTTGGCAAGACTACCATATTGTGGGTGGCAACTGATGAGGCAGGCAACAAGGCAAATGCCACACAGATAGTTGATGTGGAAAATACCACACCGCCAAAACTAACCGTTCCAGCAGGTATCACCTTTGAGGCAACTTCTCTTAACAATAATACCATACCAATAGGAAATGCTACTGCAACTGACATAGAACCGGTAACGATAACAAACAATGCTCCAAAGACATTCCCGCTTGGCAAGACTAGCGTATTATGGATTGCAACAGACGCATCTGGCAACAAGGCAAATGCCACACAGATAGTTGATGTAGTTCATACAACTCCGCCAAAACTAACCATTCCAGCCAATGTTACATTTGAAGCGACATCTATTGATAACAATACTGTATCCCTAATGCCACCAAATGTATCTAACATAGAACCGGTAACAATAACAAACAATGCTCCAAAAACATTCCCGCTTGGCAAGACTAGCGTATTATGGATTGCAACAGACGCATCTGGCAACAAGGCAAATGCCACACAGATAGTTGATGTAGTTCATACAACTCCGCCAAAACTAACCATTCCAGCCAATGTTACATTTGAAGCGACATCTATTGATAACAATACTGTATCACTAATGCCACCAAATGTATCTAACATAGAACCGGTAACAATAACAAACAATGCTCCAAAAACATTCCCGCTTGGCAAGACTAGCGTATTGTGGATTGCAACAGACGCATCTGGCAACAAGGCAAATGTTACACAGATAGTTGATGTGGAAAATACCACGCCGCCAAAACTAACCGTTCCAGCAGGTATCACATTTGAAGCGACATCACTAAAAGACAACCTAGTTCCAATAGGGAATGCTACTGCAACTGACATCCAACAAGTCACAATAACAAACAACGCATCAAAGACATTCCCGCTTGGCAAGACCAGTATTCTATGGATTGCAACAGACGCATCTGGCAACAAGGCAAATGCCACACAGACAGTTGATGTAGTTGATACTACAGCACCAAAGATAACTGCACCGCATAACATCATAGTAAATGCTACAAGCTCTACAGGAACTCGTGTTGATATTGGAAACTTGACAGCTAGCGATAATGTACAATTAGTCACAATTTCAAATAATGCTCCAATATTATTCCCATTCGGGAATACTACTGTAACGTGGACTGCAAAAGATGAAGCGGGGAATGTGGCCAATGCTACTCAGATAATTCAAGTTGTTGATAGATCACCACCACAATTGACAATTCCTGTAGATGTAGTAACTGATGCAACGGCATTTGAAACACCTCTTGTGATAGGAAATGCTAATGGTACAGGAATAATCGACGCCTCACCGAAAATAACAAGTAACTCTACTGGACTATTTCACATTGGTAAAACAATAGTACAATGGACTGCAACTGACAAGTTTGGCAATGAAAAGACACTCGATCAAACTGTTACAGTGCTTGCATGTGGAAAACCATCTTCTGACTATAACTTGGTTATGGGAACAAATAGCAGTGACACACTAACAGGCTCGATGGTGCCAAATCTGATAATTGGACTAGGGGGCAATGATGTAATTCATGAGGGTTCATCTGGTGACTGTGTAATTGCTGGAGATGGTAACAATATCATATATGCAGGAAATGGCACCAATACAATTTACGCAGGTAATGGTGATAACGTCATAAGAGGAGGAAATGGAAATATGCAGGTGTTTGCAGGCACTGGAAGCAACATAATCCAAGGTGGAAGTGGACAGAACACTTGCAGCCTTGGCAGCCCAGCAAAAGATCTAGTTACAAACTGCCAGGTAAAACTCCGCTAA
- the hemL gene encoding glutamate-1-semialdehyde 2,1-aminomutase — protein MTSSKNLFSRAKKIIPSGINSPVRYYDPYPFFVKKAKGSTLWDVDGRHYLDYCNAYGALLLGHGRKEIISDVKRQLGKGTLYCAPTEIEVDLSELISGNFPSMEKVRLVNTGSEATMTSIRLARGFTKKKKIVKFEGCYHGAHDYVLVKAGSGAAHIGMSVSEGSLDEVSKNTLVVQYNNSQQLQSLLEKEDDIAAVIVEPVLANMGLVLPAKNFLNDLRKITSEKNIVLIFDEVVTGFRMSSGGAQKYFSIQPDITTLGKALGNGFPIAAVGGKSEIMDMLSPEGKVYQASTYAGNPISVSAGIASVKTMNKLQSKLYPKLEKNCTKLVSAIHDLASDLKIPHQINSISSMFQIFFTDEPVVDYSSAKKADMVKFKKLFEILLKNEIFIAPSQFETVFLSYAHSKDDVKKTISGYEKALKAVKS, from the coding sequence ATGACAAGTTCCAAGAACCTGTTTTCCCGTGCCAAAAAAATCATACCGTCTGGCATAAACAGTCCCGTAAGATACTATGATCCGTATCCATTCTTTGTAAAAAAAGCCAAAGGTAGTACATTGTGGGATGTAGATGGGAGACATTATCTTGATTACTGTAACGCATATGGCGCATTGCTTCTTGGACACGGGCGCAAAGAAATAATTTCTGATGTAAAAAGGCAGCTAGGAAAGGGAACCCTTTACTGTGCCCCTACTGAAATTGAGGTAGATCTTTCTGAATTAATATCTGGAAATTTTCCATCTATGGAAAAAGTACGGCTAGTTAATACTGGCAGTGAAGCAACCATGACATCTATTAGGTTGGCAAGGGGATTCACAAAAAAGAAAAAAATAGTAAAATTTGAAGGATGTTATCATGGTGCACATGATTATGTTTTGGTCAAAGCCGGTTCTGGTGCTGCACATATTGGCATGTCTGTCTCTGAGGGAAGCTTGGACGAAGTCTCAAAAAATACTCTTGTCGTTCAGTATAACAACTCTCAACAATTACAATCGTTATTGGAAAAAGAAGATGATATAGCTGCAGTAATTGTAGAACCTGTTCTTGCAAACATGGGACTAGTATTGCCTGCAAAGAATTTTCTAAATGACTTAAGAAAAATAACCTCAGAAAAAAACATTGTATTAATTTTTGATGAGGTAGTAACAGGATTTAGAATGTCCTCTGGCGGCGCTCAAAAATATTTTTCAATACAGCCAGATATTACAACTCTTGGTAAGGCTCTAGGAAATGGTTTTCCTATTGCTGCAGTGGGGGGGAAAAGTGAGATCATGGACATGCTGTCTCCAGAAGGAAAAGTATATCAGGCAAGTACATATGCAGGAAATCCCATATCTGTCTCTGCTGGAATAGCATCTGTCAAGACCATGAATAAACTCCAGTCCAAATTATATCCAAAACTTGAAAAGAATTGCACCAAGCTAGTTTCTGCAATACATGATTTAGCATCAGACCTGAAAATTCCCCACCAAATTAATTCTATTTCGTCTATGTTTCAGATCTTTTTTACAGATGAGCCAGTTGTGGATTACTCATCTGCAAAAAAAGCAGACATGGTGAAATTCAAAAAGTTATTTGAAATATTACTCAAAAATGAAATATTTATTGCACCATCCCAATTTGAAACAGTTTTTCTGTCATATGCACATTCTAAGGATGATGTGAAAAAAACAATTTCTGGTTACGAGAAAGCACTAAAAGCGGTGAAATCATGA
- the hemC gene encoding hydroxymethylbilane synthase, whose amino-acid sequence MKYVIGTRGSQLSLTQTNWVVSEIKKKSPQTEFEIITIKTQGDTDARPLFTINQKGIFEKEIDRAVAERKVDFAVHSLKDVPVELPEDLVLACVPKREEANDVFIANDGSMLNTIKKGALIGTSSLRRAVQITRIRPDVVVKPIRGNIETRIRKVHDGEFDGVVLAQAGITRLGLGVKFQRLSMDTFPPSPGQGALGIVSRKDNVSLIELLKKIEDPETRNAIEAERSLSMFVDSGCRFPVGAFAHRDNDRLKLKVIVYSIDGKKSIMVEKDSETSKANDLGKQVATELREKGISDIAKDWREKVEEWNNK is encoded by the coding sequence ATGAAATATGTGATTGGAACTAGAGGTAGTCAGCTCTCACTTACTCAAACAAACTGGGTGGTATCAGAAATTAAAAAAAAATCTCCCCAGACAGAATTTGAAATAATTACAATAAAGACACAGGGGGATACTGATGCACGGCCTCTTTTCACAATAAACCAAAAAGGAATATTTGAAAAAGAGATTGATAGGGCAGTGGCAGAAAGAAAGGTTGACTTTGCAGTGCACAGCCTAAAAGATGTTCCCGTGGAATTACCAGAAGATCTGGTACTAGCATGTGTTCCAAAAAGAGAAGAAGCAAATGATGTCTTTATAGCAAATGATGGAAGTATGTTAAACACAATAAAAAAGGGGGCACTCATTGGCACAAGTAGCTTGAGAAGGGCGGTACAAATTACAAGAATTAGACCAGATGTTGTAGTGAAACCAATTAGAGGCAATATTGAAACAAGAATACGAAAAGTCCATGATGGGGAATTTGACGGTGTAGTCTTGGCCCAAGCAGGAATCACAAGATTGGGGCTTGGTGTAAAATTTCAGAGATTGTCAATGGACACATTTCCACCATCTCCAGGACAGGGAGCGCTTGGCATAGTATCACGAAAAGATAATGTTTCATTGATCGAGTTGCTCAAAAAAATTGAAGATCCAGAGACTCGGAATGCAATAGAGGCAGAAAGATCGCTTTCAATGTTTGTTGATTCTGGGTGCCGATTTCCGGTTGGAGCATTCGCTCACAGAGACAATGATCGTCTAAAATTAAAAGTAATAGTATATTCAATAGATGGGAAAAAATCTATAATGGTGGAAAAAGACTCGGAAACAAGCAAGGCAAATGATCTTGGTAAACAAGTTGCGACAGAGCTCCGTGAAAAGGGAATTTCAGACATTGCAAAGGACTGGAGAGAAAAAGTAGAGGAATGGAATAACAAATGA
- the cobA gene encoding uroporphyrinogen-III C-methyltransferase, with protein MTGKVFIVGAGPGDPKLITLKAVESIKSADIVLYDRLVSKKIVGMIPKRAEKMYVGRDVGDDYKHQNTTNDMMVKFAKKNKNVVRLKGGDPFIFGRGGEEAEFLRKHKVKYEIIPGITSGIGSAAYSGIPLTHRKYASSVVFVTGHEDAKKTEGVVDWKKLANAVDTIVIMMGLSRLDIISKKLISGGLSKNTPVAVIQNGTTDEHKMIKGTLLNISRKVNEAKVKPPTIVVVGKVVNLSGKIGWR; from the coding sequence ATGACTGGCAAAGTTTTCATTGTTGGTGCTGGTCCTGGAGACCCAAAACTTATCACACTAAAGGCAGTTGAATCTATCAAGTCTGCAGATATAGTCCTCTATGACAGATTGGTGAGTAAAAAAATAGTTGGCATGATCCCAAAAAGGGCTGAAAAGATGTATGTTGGAAGAGATGTTGGTGATGATTACAAACACCAGAATACAACAAATGATATGATGGTAAAATTTGCGAAAAAAAATAAAAATGTTGTACGACTAAAGGGGGGAGATCCTTTTATTTTTGGAAGAGGTGGGGAAGAAGCAGAGTTTCTACGAAAACATAAAGTCAAATATGAAATAATTCCTGGTATAACATCTGGCATTGGTTCTGCAGCATATTCTGGAATTCCTCTAACACACAGAAAATATGCATCATCTGTAGTATTTGTAACAGGTCATGAGGACGCAAAGAAAACTGAAGGCGTAGTTGACTGGAAAAAACTTGCAAACGCAGTAGATACCATAGTAATCATGATGGGCCTATCAAGACTTGATATCATATCAAAAAAATTGATCAGCGGAGGGTTGAGCAAGAATACACCGGTGGCAGTGATTCAAAACGGAACCACTGATGAACACAAGATGATAAAAGGTACACTCTTGAACATATCTAGAAAGGTCAACGAAGCAAAAGTCAAACCTCCGACCATCGTTGTAGTCGGCAAGGTGGTAAATCTCTCTGGTAAAATAGGGTGGAGATGA
- a CDS encoding uroporphyrinogen-III synthase, with translation MMQGKIIAITRSKEDSEEFTRLISNAKAKAISLPTIELVSKGEGMVDEFLDAVKTDDPDYSVFMSSKAVKLLFDTAKKISKYEKLQLAVANTTVIAVGPKTKTALESEGIRVSHVPERFSSVGVGEVFTFLNADGKKVIVPRSGASTPFLAQLLKKIGLKVKEVYLYDVKSSSSLSYWNEFKELFSQNKVDGIIFTSASSVRAFFDIMLSDVDEKTLKNNIEKTTTIAIGPFTADELKKFGVKPFTADVHTVQGAVDAMKSCFTR, from the coding sequence ATGATGCAGGGAAAAATCATTGCTATTACCAGATCCAAAGAAGACTCGGAGGAGTTTACTAGATTGATATCTAATGCAAAAGCAAAAGCAATCTCATTGCCAACGATAGAACTTGTAAGCAAAGGGGAGGGAATGGTGGACGAATTTTTAGATGCAGTAAAGACAGATGATCCGGATTATTCTGTTTTTATGAGCTCAAAGGCAGTAAAACTTTTGTTTGATACTGCAAAAAAAATCTCCAAATATGAAAAACTCCAGCTTGCTGTAGCAAATACGACCGTAATTGCAGTGGGTCCAAAAACAAAAACTGCACTTGAATCTGAAGGCATTAGGGTATCACATGTACCAGAAAGGTTCTCGTCAGTTGGGGTAGGAGAGGTTTTCACATTTCTTAATGCTGATGGAAAAAAAGTAATTGTTCCGCGAAGTGGGGCATCAACACCATTTCTTGCACAGCTTTTAAAAAAAATAGGCCTCAAAGTAAAAGAGGTCTATCTATACGATGTCAAATCTTCTAGCTCATTGTCCTATTGGAATGAATTCAAAGAACTTTTTTCACAAAATAAGGTGGATGGAATAATATTCACAAGTGCCTCATCTGTACGAGCATTTTTTGATATCATGTTGTCTGATGTGGATGAAAAAACGCTAAAAAATAATATAGAAAAAACTACAACTATTGCTATAGGTCCCTTTACAGCAGATGAACTCAAAAAATTTGGGGTGAAACCATTCACGGCAGATGTACATACAGTACAGGGCGCAGTAGATGCCATGAAGAGTTGCTTTACTAGGTGA
- a CDS encoding glycosyltransferase gives MSKEMLSKTRSLSIVIPTYNESKNIVKMLDSLRATLTREMNAEIIVVDDNSPDGTSQTVEEYAKNSENTGYTIQIIRRENKRGLSSAIVTGIESAKGDAVVVMDSDLSHPPQTIPQMVEELQNSDCDIVVASRYVNGGGVSGWPFKRKLISKGATKIAQHGLGIKIKDPMSGFFAFKRHIVNNIKFDAIGYKILLEILVKAKEAKVKEIPYTFINRTTGSSKLDFSVGVGYLQSIWKLYRYGKSVKSNERRTSVHFLSKAGRFYTVGASGLLVNYFVSFMFGAVLSNLWYIYATMIGIIFSMSSNFILNKIWTFEDRTFEPKRTLMQYGLFLGFSGIGAVFQLLMVYGLVELRHLNYSIALFLAVAIASVGNFILNKKWTFQEKVWS, from the coding sequence ATGTCAAAGGAAATGTTATCTAAAACCCGTTCTCTTTCCATTGTTATTCCTACATATAATGAGTCAAAAAATATAGTGAAGATGCTTGATTCACTACGTGCAACACTAACACGGGAAATGAATGCAGAAATTATTGTGGTTGATGATAATTCTCCTGACGGCACAAGTCAGACTGTTGAAGAATATGCAAAAAATTCTGAAAACACTGGATATACTATTCAAATAATACGCCGTGAGAACAAGCGAGGCCTGAGCTCTGCCATTGTAACGGGAATAGAAAGCGCAAAAGGTGATGCTGTGGTTGTAATGGATAGTGATTTGTCTCATCCTCCGCAGACCATACCTCAAATGGTTGAAGAACTACAAAATTCTGATTGTGATATTGTCGTGGCATCACGATATGTGAATGGCGGGGGCGTTTCCGGGTGGCCATTTAAAAGAAAATTAATCAGTAAGGGTGCGACCAAAATTGCTCAACATGGGCTGGGAATAAAAATAAAAGATCCAATGTCTGGATTTTTTGCATTCAAGCGTCATATTGTAAATAATATAAAATTTGATGCCATTGGATACAAGATACTACTTGAAATTCTTGTAAAAGCCAAGGAAGCCAAAGTCAAAGAGATACCTTATACGTTTATCAATCGTACTACAGGCTCGAGCAAGCTTGATTTCTCAGTAGGTGTTGGTTATTTACAATCTATATGGAAGTTGTATAGATACGGCAAGTCTGTCAAGTCAAACGAGAGACGCACATCTGTTCATTTTCTCTCAAAGGCTGGAAGATTCTATACTGTTGGCGCATCTGGCTTGCTAGTAAATTATTTTGTATCTTTCATGTTTGGAGCAGTACTTTCCAATCTCTGGTATATCTATGCCACAATGATAGGCATTATCTTCTCTATGAGCTCCAACTTTATACTAAACAAGATCTGGACATTTGAAGATAGAACATTTGAACCAAAGCGAACTCTGATGCAATATGGATTATTCCTTGGATTCAGTGGAATTGGTGCAGTATTTCAACTGTTGATGGTATATGGTCTTGTTGAACTCAGACATTTGAATTATTCAATTGCCTTGTTCTTGGCAGTTGCCATTGCATCTGTAGGTAACTTCATCCTAAACAAAAAGTGGACCTTCCAAGAAAAAGTTTGGAGCTAA
- the sufB gene encoding Fe-S cluster assembly protein SufB: MTSENLNMDYSKYDFKDSTEMYVYTSKKGLSKEVVEEISRMKGEPQWMLDFRLRSYEIFMKKPMPNWGGSLSQIDFNNIYYYAKASEKTEKDWDNVPSEVKATFDKLGIPEAEKKFLAGVGAQYESEVVYHSLREDLAKKGVLFLDTDTALKEHPEVFKKYFGKVIPPEDNKFAALNSAVWSGGSFIYVPKGVKVDLPLQAYFRINKENIGQFERTLIIADEGAEVHYIEGCTAPVYSSESLHSAVVELIAMKGAKLRYTTIQNWSNDVYNLVTKRAYAYEGASVEWIDGNIGSKLTMKYPGIYLMGPHAHGETLSIAFAGKNQHQDTGAKMVHLAPHTTSRTTSKSVSKSNGRTTYRGLLHVAKGATDVKASVRCDALLLDDISKTDTYPYMEINQEDATVTHEATVGKIGDEQIFYLMTRGFTEEEALTLIVNGFIEPFTKELPMEYAVELNRLIKMEMDGSVG, from the coding sequence ATGACTTCTGAGAACCTCAATATGGATTATAGTAAATATGATTTTAAAGACTCTACTGAGATGTATGTTTACACTAGTAAAAAGGGTCTATCAAAGGAAGTGGTCGAAGAAATTAGCAGAATGAAGGGAGAACCACAATGGATGCTGGACTTTAGACTTCGCTCATACGAGATCTTTATGAAAAAACCCATGCCAAACTGGGGGGGTTCTTTGAGTCAGATTGATTTTAACAATATCTATTATTATGCAAAGGCTTCTGAAAAAACAGAAAAGGATTGGGATAATGTTCCATCTGAAGTAAAAGCAACATTTGATAAACTGGGAATTCCTGAAGCGGAAAAGAAATTCTTGGCTGGAGTAGGAGCACAATATGAATCAGAAGTTGTTTATCACAGTTTGAGAGAAGATCTTGCAAAAAAAGGTGTGTTATTTTTGGATACTGATACTGCTCTAAAAGAACATCCCGAAGTCTTCAAAAAATATTTTGGCAAAGTAATTCCGCCGGAGGATAACAAGTTTGCAGCACTTAACAGCGCTGTATGGAGTGGAGGATCGTTCATCTATGTTCCAAAAGGGGTCAAAGTGGATCTTCCATTACAGGCATACTTTAGAATCAACAAGGAAAACATTGGTCAGTTCGAAAGAACTCTCATAATTGCAGATGAGGGTGCAGAAGTGCATTACATAGAAGGCTGTACAGCACCAGTCTATTCTTCGGAATCATTACACTCTGCAGTTGTAGAATTAATCGCAATGAAGGGTGCAAAACTGCGATACACGACAATTCAAAATTGGAGTAATGATGTGTATAATTTGGTTACAAAGAGAGCATATGCATATGAAGGTGCCAGTGTAGAATGGATTGATGGAAATATTGGCAGTAAACTTACCATGAAATATCCTGGAATTTATCTAATGGGACCGCATGCGCATGGTGAAACGCTTTCAATTGCATTTGCCGGCAAGAATCAGCATCAGGACACTGGTGCAAAAATGGTTCATCTTGCACCACATACTACATCTAGAACAACATCCAAGTCAGTAAGCAAGAGTAATGGTAGAACAACATATCGCGGTCTCTTACATGTAGCAAAAGGTGCAACTGATGTCAAAGCATCAGTCAGATGTGATGCGTTGTTACTGGATGATATTTCAAAGACTGATACTTATCCATACATGGAAATCAACCAAGAGGATGCAACAGTGACACATGAGGCCACTGTTGGAAAAATTGGTGACGAACAAATCTTTTACCTGATGACAAGAGGATTTACTGAAGAGGAAGCACTTACACTTATTGTGAATGGATTCATAGAGCCGTTTACCAAAGAGCTTCCGATGGAATATGCAGTAGAACTTAACAGGCTGATTAAAATGGAAATGGACGGCTCAGTCGGCTAG
- a CDS encoding SufB/SufD family protein, whose product MSSFVLSKLNSSHIDEISEANNDPAWLKEYRKNAFTIFQQLPPEVSPLYNKYSDANKMDPEQIMFSLSSDSTIPDFVKDRLVEIGNNPSIVQIGTSIHKINIPSELKEKGLVMCSIQDAIKNYGDKIKKSFEQTDSKRDKYIALNNAFFNSGIFIYVPRNLVLEKTIHLVSSLSLDQTSTISRNVIVAEDNSKSSIVQEIYAPHATKQQAYLELLDVTINPNSQFDLVTLQAMDETAVNFSSRVARIERDGRMNWYLGLFGSHLSRYKVDNFLNGQGATAQDTEVVFGNKNQSYDLASNLIHNAPSTIGRVLEKSVLKDTAKSLFKGMIRIEKDAHHAESYLSGHSILLDKGAKSDSIPGLEIFTNDVKATHSASVAQMDEEQIFYLATRCLNKSDAQKIIVEGFLEPLSRKMSYQVRAWISYLIDSKWAGRNLTIKTDEQLKAMLEVEETRYRETDTFESHYKYR is encoded by the coding sequence ATGTCTTCTTTTGTTCTCTCTAAACTTAACTCTAGTCACATAGACGAAATTTCTGAAGCAAATAATGATCCAGCATGGCTGAAAGAATATCGCAAGAATGCATTTACCATATTCCAACAACTTCCTCCGGAGGTATCTCCTCTTTACAACAAGTACAGCGACGCAAACAAGATGGATCCAGAACAAATAATGTTCTCCCTGAGCTCTGACAGCACAATCCCAGACTTTGTCAAAGACAGGTTAGTAGAAATTGGTAATAATCCAAGCATAGTTCAAATCGGTACTAGCATCCACAAAATCAATATTCCGTCCGAACTAAAAGAGAAAGGTCTTGTGATGTGTTCTATCCAAGACGCAATCAAAAACTATGGTGACAAGATAAAAAAATCATTTGAACAAACAGATTCAAAGAGAGACAAGTACATCGCACTAAACAATGCTTTTTTCAATTCTGGAATATTCATCTATGTTCCACGAAATCTTGTTTTGGAAAAAACAATACATCTTGTGTCATCACTTTCACTTGACCAGACCTCTACTATATCACGCAATGTTATAGTGGCGGAGGATAACAGCAAGTCCTCGATTGTTCAGGAAATCTATGCGCCTCACGCAACAAAACAACAAGCATATCTTGAATTATTGGATGTCACAATTAATCCCAACAGCCAATTTGATCTGGTTACATTGCAGGCAATGGATGAGACTGCGGTCAACTTTTCTTCCAGGGTGGCAAGAATAGAACGTGATGGTAGAATGAATTGGTACCTGGGATTGTTTGGCTCACACCTCTCGAGATATAAAGTTGATAACTTTCTTAACGGTCAGGGTGCAACTGCACAAGATACCGAAGTGGTTTTTGGAAACAAGAACCAATCATATGATCTTGCCTCAAATTTGATTCACAATGCACCATCTACAATCGGCCGAGTCTTGGAAAAATCTGTTCTCAAGGACACTGCCAAATCTCTCTTTAAGGGAATGATACGAATTGAAAAAGACGCACATCACGCAGAATCCTATCTTTCAGGACACTCTATTCTGCTTGACAAGGGAGCAAAATCTGACTCTATACCAGGACTTGAAATATTTACAAACGATGTCAAGGCAACACACTCTGCGTCAGTTGCCCAAATGGATGAAGAACAAATTTTTTATCTTGCTACCAGATGCTTGAACAAATCTGATGCTCAGAAAATAATTGTTGAGGGATTTCTTGAACCCCTTTCAAGAAAGATGTCATATCAGGTCCGTGCATGGATAAGTTACCTGATAGATTCCAAATGGGCAGGACGTAATCTCACTATTAAGACTGATGAACAACTCAAGGCTATGCTTGAAGTAGAAGAAACAAGATATCGTGAGACTGACACATTTGAAAGCCATTACAAGTATCGGTGA